One segment of Eurosta solidaginis isolate ZX-2024a unplaced genomic scaffold, ASM4086904v1 ctg00001029.1, whole genome shotgun sequence DNA contains the following:
- the LOC137235636 gene encoding adenosylhomocysteinase-like, whose protein sequence is MMKDGRLGVPAINVNDSVTKSKFDNLYGCRGSLIDGIKRATDVMIAGKVCCVAGYDDVGKGCAQALRGFGGRDIITEIDPIIALQAAMEGYEVTTMEEACKEATIFVTTTGCKDIITGAHFQHMPDDAIVCNIGHFDCEIDVAWLNANAKDNIIVKPQVDRYTLATAGCLGSITHIMHTDATNYNSSKSRLTFLPAPPTLQKLQGDK, encoded by the exons atgATGAAGGATGGTCGCCTTGGTGTACCTGCCATTAATGTCAACGATTCTGTAACAAAGAGTAAATTTGATAATTTATATGGTTGCCGTGGATCGTTGATCGATGGTATTAAACGAGCTACAGATGTAATGATTGCTGGTAAAGTATGCTGTGTTGCCGGCTATGATGATGTAGGAAAGGGTTGCGCACAGGCTTTACGTGGGTTTGGTGGTCGTGATATTATCACCGAAATTGATCCAATTATTGCACTGCAAGCTGCTATGGAAGGCTATGAAGTTACAACTATGGAAGAAGCATGCAAAGAAGCAACTATTTTTGTTACCACCACCGGTTGCAAGGACATCATTACTGGCGCTCATTTTCAACATATGCCCGACGATGCAATTGTATGTAATATTGGTCATTTCGATTGTGAAATTGATGTAGCCTGGTTGAATGCCAATGCTAAAGATAATATTATTGTTAAACCTCAAGTTGATCGTTATACATTGGCAACG GCTGGCTGTCTAGGCAGCATAACGCACATAATGCATACAGATGCAACAAATTACAACTCTTCAAAAAGTCGTTTGACATTCCTTCCCGCGCCACCAACGCTTCAAAAGCTGCAGGGAGATAAATAA